The following coding sequences are from one Oncorhynchus clarkii lewisi isolate Uvic-CL-2024 chromosome 20, UVic_Ocla_1.0, whole genome shotgun sequence window:
- the LOC139375600 gene encoding cholesterol 25-hydroxylase-like protein, with the protein MLPQSLWDFILGYNTWLRSPFFPVLFSLSVYLTFCLPFVVLDLLSPRLAWIRTFKIQQKSHVSWTMMWSCLAHSLYNHVVFLFPLTVLHWFWRPATFMPEAPGTLRLIWDVVACLLLFDFQYFIWHLLHHKVPWLYRTFHKVHHKHTSTFALTTEYSGAWETLSLGFFAGVNPLLLGCHPLTEMLFYVLNIWLSVEDHSGYDLPWSTHRLVPFGLYGGAPHHDLHHLKFKSNYAPYFTHWDRVFGTLHKHSD; encoded by the coding sequence ATGCTTCCACAGAGCCTATGGGACTTCATCCTGGGATATAATACCTGGCTCAGATCACCTTTCTTCCCTGTGCTTTTCTCCCTCAGCGTCTACCTCaccttctgcctgcccttcgTGGTGCTGGACCTCCTCTCCCCCAGGCTGGCCTGGATCAGGACCTTTAAGATCCAGCAGAAGAGCCACGTCTCCTGGACCATGATGTGGAGCTGCCTGGCTCACTCCCTCTACAACCATGTAGTGTTCCTCTTCCCTCTCACTGTGCTGCACTGGTTCTGGAGACCAGCCACCTTCATGCCCGAGGCCCCCGGAACGCTGCGTCTCATCTGGGACGTGGTCGCCTGCCTCCTGCTGTTCGACTTCCAATACTTCATCTGGCATCTGTTGCACCATAAGGTGCCCTGGCTCTACCGGACGTTCCACAAGGTGCACCACAAGCACACATCCACCTTCGCCCTGACCACTGAGTACTCTGGGGCCTGGGAAACCCTGTCTCTGGGATTCTTCGCTGGGGTCAACCCTCTGCTGCTGGGCTGCCACCCCCTGACAGAGATGCTCTTCTATGTTCTGAATATCTGGCTTTCTGTGGAGGACCACTCTGGCTATGACCTGCCCTGGTCCACACATAGACTGGTGCCCTTTGGGCTCTACGGTGGAGCTCCGCACCACGACCTGCACCATCTGAAGTTCAAGTCCAACTATGCTCCGTACTTCACACACTGGGACAGGGTTTTTGGGACATTGCACAAGCATTCAGACTGA